In the Phoenix dactylifera cultivar Barhee BC4 unplaced genomic scaffold, palm_55x_up_171113_PBpolish2nd_filt_p 000090F, whole genome shotgun sequence genome, TGTTGGATACGCACTATAGCGATATCCAAATGTTTTGAAATGTTGAGGACCAATATTCATGAACATAATAAATCACCATAATACAATCCCATAGCATTTCAATACCACCACTCAAATGTGTTTGGATATGTCATAGGAATCATAATCTTTCGTAATCATTGTGTTTTTCGAAATTACAAATTATGGTTCAATACAAGTGTTAGTACAATGAATTTtttccaaaatctttcaaatcatGTGATTAGAAAAAAACTTGTCTTTCAACATCTAAAAATTTTGAATAAAGAAATAGAATAAGATCATGATTTTGAATTTAGAATGTCCAAATGCAACCTTAATAAGCTACAAAATGATTACCATTAACCTTGCCAATAGAATTCTATTCCATGTTCATTCTCTTTATTCTagcaatatagtaatataacttTTACaactaaaagaagaaaagaatacaTAATACCAAGAATAAGCTTTGGCTTAGAAGAACATAtcccgaaaaataaatgaaacatGACTTATCTAGTAAAGTGGTCAAATTGATCAGAAGAGAACACAAAATTTACCAAGATAATAGAAAAACAAAGACAAATGATAAGTTCATCAGTATAATTTTCTTGATTTATAATACAACTGAATAAAATAACAATGTCAAGAAAAGTGGAAATTAGATCAAAATATAGATATCATAACTTAGAAACATTTTACCTTTATTTCACTAACAGCATGCTTTCTCGATGGTGCTGAGAACCTATCAACATAAATAACCTATACAACATATAACATAAAACTCAATGAAATGGCAACCCTTTAATAACTTGATTTCGCAAGAATGCCAATGCATGGAAAGTAAAGTATATATAAATTTAACACTAGATACCTAGATATTTGACGAGTAACATATTTAGCCAAGTAAAGCATAGATGTACCTGCATGGCTCTAATAATAGTTCCAACAAAGGGCAAGGCATCATGTGACTCGGAAGCAACAATAGTTGGAAATAGTTCATAGAAAAAGAATATGGGCTCTATGTATGAGATATGATTAGCAACAACTATCGGTGCAACCTCACGCGATGCAGGCCTTCCTATTCTCTTAATCCAGTGATACCTGAcacaacaaagaaaaaaaaaggacatacaaaaaaatattaattatgttGAAAGGAAAGTGAAATAATTACCATAATCAAATGATTTTTAGTAAACGCTAGAGTTAAAACTTAATGCACCGaatcatacatatatatacatacatatctacattaacatatatatatatatatgtctgtGTGTGTATACAGTTAGGTGGGATGCTTTTGAGAGCATTTGGCTCCAAATGCTTCCTCGTTAAAAATAATGAAAGACCTCTCAAAATAAGAATATGAACCATTGATCATGATCTACAACATTTAAATCAGCTAGAAACCAAAAATCACACATTTTGGAGGTATTTTGCCTATGCATCAAGCTGACAAGCACAAATATAGCATAAACCATAAAATTTGGAATCTAACCCATCttgatttaatattttaaaagtgTATCTGTATCTGTATGTTTCCACAGGATTTTGTTTATCAACTTTTCTAATCAAAATGCCCTTGAGTCAATTCTAGAGTGTCTCTAAGCTCTCCAAAAAATGAATTTGCTTTGGGGTGCCTATTGTGTAAACATGAAAAGTTCCTCAGGCCAATTGATGCCGGATTGGCAACTTATTAATCAACCATCCCCATGTACCAGTCCAAATCCTACTAGTTTGGCACCAAATCCTACAGTTTCACTAATCCCCTTGCCATGTGGTAGAATTTTCATGTGCATAAGACAAGAACCCCCTAATGTTACTCCAAAAAATATTCTCATCTAGAAACAAACCCATCCCCGCCTTTATTTCATAAATAGTCAATATCTCCATACCAGCTTTTCTCTTGTATGAGTTCTTTCCAAACAAACTAGCCTTCTCTTTGTATCCCAGACAAATAAGTTAGATGACAACAATCGTGGACATAAATTGACCACTTAATttgttaaaatatatataaggaCCATTGATAGGAAGTGACAATTAGGGATCATGGCATCTAGCATGGAGCACTGCAAGTATAGTGGTATTGATTTTTTGAATTGAGAACTAGGACCTCAGCCAAGATCGATGTGAGGCAAGACCTTGGATTgtaaatttttgatattttttgtttgCTTCACATTGTGTtgatgttttatattttattctatattatttttattttatttttgtttcagCTTTTATTTGTATTCCTATTCTGTATTTCATGAATATATATCTATTTCTTTTAGTAAGTCTTATCTTTTTCTTAACATGCATTTCATGTGTTGATTTGCTATtgtatacactatatacacACATGCAAGGTATGCAGTACCGACTGTACCGACGTATCGGTGGGCattggtaccggtacggtaccgaaccaaaccgagccgaaccggtactgtaccgatggggctaaaagccaaaaaaaatttggagccgGTACAGACTGGTCGGTTCGGTCCGGTACCGGATCGGTACGCGCCGGTACCGgatcggtaccggccggtacgcatcggtaccgaaatatgtagctgtaccgtaccggtagggttcggtaccagtatgtaccggccggtaccgaccgatacggcagaccatgcacacatgtatatacatgtatatacacACAAAACTACATGTATCTATTATGCAAAGATAAGAATTTTTGTAGTCAAAACACGTGAAACTGACTCCAAAGCATGAAACCTTGACTAAGGTAGTGTTTGCTTGGGGAATAAGTTTGGGGATATCCTCCCACTTGCCCCACTTATTCCACCAAACAACATTTTGGCACCGACAAAGCAGGCTTATTCCCTTGTCATGATGTCCTAGGAGATATCCCTCCGACTTACATCATAAGCTCATTCGATGGTGGAAATCTGATAGGCTCATTGCACAGAATTGAGAAGAAACTTATTCCTCCTAATTACCATATTACGCCTCCAATTACTCTTTTTCCCCCATTCACTCTccaaataccaaaaaaaaagtaggAGAGCAATTCTATCCTTGTGATAAAATCTAAATCATCACGAAATCCAATGCATACTAAATGCACTTCAATCCCTACCCTCATCCCTTCCCACTTATTCATCCAACCGAATGCCAACAAGCATGTATCCCCTCTACTGTACCCAAATAACTTTTCCTTATTTCCACAAAATTTATTCTGCAAACAAATGCAACTAAGGATGTAGGGTATTGCTCTAAATATGTAAGACAAAAATCAACCAGTGTATCTCATCATATTCCTCCCCTTTTCTGTTTTGGCTTTTACAGTCCTAATTTCTCTCTATCTTAGAAATCTTCATTTTTCGGAAATCTCAATAAACTTAATCTTTATCCCTTAATAATTTTAGAGTTTTAAAACTTTAAAAGATAAGGAGTTTGGAAGAAAAATAGTAAACAAATCATAACCATCTATACTTTGAGGATTTCAATGTATGTGCTCTCACTTCCATAGCACGTGCTACAAAGCATGTACATATGTGAATATATTTATACCTATGTACAAACATGAATATACATACACATCTGTGTATATGcgtttgcatgcatgcatacatatatacaacACAACAATATAGCACATGTTTTACTTAGGCATAGAAATATGGAAGATAACAAGCTTCTATGTCCTCATATTCAAAACATTTCTCCTAGCAAAGAAAAAGGTCCAAAACTTAAGTACTAgttttaatttgatttatttcCCCTACGTATAGCTTTAAACAATTCATCAACTCTGATTTTATTTCCCCTCAGTAAATCAATTATAAAGAGCAAATTATTGCATTTAATCAAGTTAGAAAGAATTGACCTACATCTTAACACAGTCTTGTACATAATCTTTTTCAAAGGACCTGGAATCAAATCGAATCATGCTTCATGGAATGGGCTTATTAGAATTTAATATGCTGCACAAGTATTGGTTGAGACTGGTGTGGCAAAGGTGTAAAAATTTGGTTTTGGTGAGGTCAACCAAGTTTCGGTCTCTACAATTTCAGCGATTTTGGTAGTTTAAACGATTTTGGTAGTTTAAGCGATTTTAGTAGTTTAAGAAGTTTTAGTAGAATTCTAGTCAAAGTTTCAGggttttggtaaaaaaatataaGGAAAATGTAAAGGAAGCTAAGataattacaaaatattgaagtatttttctactggtgaaatcattggatttataGTGTCAGAGTTTTCTCCTATCAGATTACTTTTACTGAAACGAAATCAGTCTTTTTCCAAGCTAATTGTGCTTGTCAATCCAAGCATGGCTAAATTATCAAAGCTGTAGCACTCAAAAATAAACTAATAAACTTACACCAACATTAGCATAACCAGAACCAATAAGCCATATGCAATCTATTAGGGCGGTCAAACTCCACCACCCTCATCTGCTTCCATTATCTTTTCTAACTCATATTATTCCATAATTCCCCTTGTGTCCACATCATTCTCACAAATTCACATCCTTCATCATAGCTATCAGAGATCTAAACCAAACCAAATTTCAAACAGATGATCTACATTATAAGTATGATCAGAACAACACCACCATCAACGAACGATAAAGAGAAAGACAAAGGAAGATGGAGACAAAGAGAAAAGGGGTTTCAATTACCCGAAGGTGAAGAGGATGCAACGAGCGGAGATCCTGGTGACCCACATGATCCGGCTCCGCCACCGGGGCATCGGGCTCTGTTTGTCCTTCCACCCCTGCAGCGCCAGCTTGGTTGCCAGGAATCCCACCGCGAGGGCGAGCCCGAAGAGCACCAGCCGCGCGAGGGCGACGGGCAAGCAAAGGACCACCTTGAACCACTCATAGCCCCCGGCAATAGACGGAGTGTGGTTGCGGAAGGGATCGACGGGGATCGGCCGGGGCAGGGCCAGCGGGGGCGCGCCCAGAAACTCGAAGGGGTTCTCCGGCGGTCCGGCGGGGCGGCGCTCGCAGTCGATGTCGAGGATGACATCGGAATCGCGTCCACCGCCGGGGAGGAGAGGGGTGCGGAGGTCGCCGTTGGAGTTCGCCATTGAAGCTCAAGGAGCGAATTTCGGGGGAGGTAAAGAAGAGATGGCGAGATGAGGACGATCAGAGACGGAGAGAAGAGATGAGGAAAGTTCGGACAGAATAAATAGTAACAGTGGTTTATttgggttttttcttttttggtatatatacatatttggtGTCTTTCAATCGTCGTGTTTCTCGGGATGCGAATAAGACGTCGACGACGATGATGATGCCGATCATGTGGGCGTCTACGATTTGCGCCGGGGGGGATGGAAAGCTCCGAAACCGTGTCATCGTTCAATGGTTTCTCTTTCACACTTACCAAAGATAGAATCGAGTGGATTGACCTAATCTGAGTCTCGTGTTTTTTTGGAATTGTGCCCGTTGGCCCGCCAGCCCTCACCTTCTGATAGCCTGTCCAAATCCCATTTCTgaataaaaaaactaaaatttatgAAGGTTTTTTCCTCTTCCGCATGCTACAATGAGAAGGGACTAGGTTTCTATAGATCACACCCAAATAAATTGGTCCAACATAATCTTCAAATCAAGGATAttgttctaaagaagaaaaaaaagaaaaagaagggggggATAATCTTCAAATCAAGCTATATCATTTATGTGCTTTGCCTTGCATGTGAATTTGGATATTTTATCTTCTAAACACAACTTTTGACATAAAAATGCCTTTTTAAGTTCAAGGTAATAATAGCTGATCTAAATTAGAGAACTCACATTACCAAATCTTCGGCCGTTGTGATCCAAATTCAAGTAGCATTTCGGCTTCAATTTTGTAAGCACAGGAAATCCATATCATGACCACATATATATACTAAAACTCTATAAACAAAAAAAGTAATTAGCTCACAAATCTTAAGTCTATATACATATTCCCCATCCTAATCTCCTCTGCCTTTTAATTCTTACAATCTTTTTAAACTTGTTCGCCTAGACCTCAtgcctctctttcttcctctttctgatGAAATTATAACCATTCTACTTGCCTAGGTAAAAAGCAACCTTGATGATTGATAGTTTAACCTAAATCTTATTGTTTCCTTAAATTAAAAGTTATCTACCACTTTATCAACTTTTAGAATTGATACAGCTGCCTTCATCAAACAAAAAGAATAACAACCTTGGAAATCTTTAGGGGCAGCAAGTAATTGGATCAAGGGTGTGTTATCACCATCTATTTCTTAAAAggtataaaaatagaaaaatataaaaaaatgaacGTCAAAAAGGCTAAACTAACTAATCTTAAAATATTGGGCAGAATTTAAGCTAAACCTAgaattaagaaagcaaaataatTCTAGAAACTAAGGTCTAAGGAAGCTAAATGAACAAATATCCCTAAAGATTACTATAGCTTACCACCTCATTACCGAGGGAGCTTCGTCATTGCCAAGAAATCCACCAACTGATGCCATCATAGCATGTTACAAACATGGACTCAACCATCTAGCCTTCTCGTCATTCCCCAAAATCCATCAAGGCTTACACAAAATCCAACATGCAAAAAAACTTAAGAACAAACATGAGTTAATATGCACTCAAAAGAAAGCAAACTTTATTAATGTGCCAAAACAGGGGGTACATAGGAGGCATTTATAGGATTTGAGGTTTGTTGCCACTAGAAACCGGCCCGACTTAGGGGCTAAGTTAAAGGGGTTGTTGGAGATCTCGACTCGTCTGCCATCCGGATCAGAGAGATGGATGGGTTGTTGCATGCCTCCACGTGATAGTTCGATGATTGCTGCACTCGATCAGCAATGATCTCGACGCCAAGCACCCATAAGTTGGTATTGGATGGTGGAGGTATGGCTTCAACAAGTGCTCCAATGCTGGCTTCGATCTAAAATAGTAAAACATAGAAGTCCATACACCGGAGCATGTCTAACGGGGGACCCTTCAATATTTAAGCCAAACACATCTCTCAAGAAATAAGAGGAGGCCTGGGAGGGGCAGACAAGTAGCATAAGAAAGTCAAAAGAGAACTTACCTAGAAGTCCTCAAGGAATGTAATATATAAGCAAGAGATGATGTCCGCAGCTCAGTAGTTTGGGGTTATTTTTTGGAGAGTGGCTGGAAAGTTGGATAAATTACTACATCAATTGCCTCCTGGAGC is a window encoding:
- the LOC103710636 gene encoding lysophospholipid acyltransferase LPEAT2 isoform X2, whose amino-acid sequence is MANSNGDLRTPLLPGGGRDSDVILDIDCERRPAGPPENPFEFLGAPPLALPRPIPVDPFRNHTPSIAGGYEWFKVVLCLPVALARLVLFGLALAVGFLATKLALQGWKDKQSPMPRWRSRIMWVTRISARCILFTFGYHWIKRIGRPASREVAPIVVANHISYIEPIFFFYELFPTIVASESHDALPFVGTIIRAMQVIYVDRFSAPSRKHAVSEIKRKASCNGFPHVLLFPEGTTTNGRSLISFQLGAFIHGFPLQPVVVRFPHVHFDQSWGNISLMKLFFRMFTQFHNFMEVEYLPIIAPLEKQKNAVHFAERTGYAMASALNVVQTSHSYGDLMLMTKALELAKDKCSTSNYMVEMAWVESSFSISTSEAMELLDRFFSMHPDSNGRVKIHGFLSAFGLGLCPLFEKIFGYFDVEKEGAITFRQV